Proteins encoded together in one Mus pahari chromosome 9, PAHARI_EIJ_v1.1, whole genome shotgun sequence window:
- the Mdm2 gene encoding E3 ubiquitin-protein ligase Mdm2 isoform X2: protein MKEIIFYIGQYIMTKRLYDEKQQHIVYCSNDLLGDVFGVPSFSVKEHRKIYAMIYRNLVIVSQQNPGTLMSESRCQPEGGSDLKDPVQAPQEEEPSSSDLVSRPSTSSRRRCISETEENTDELPGERQRKRHRSLSFDESLGLCELRELCCEGSGSSGSSGGGSSSSSESTETPSHQDLEDGVSERSGDCLDQDSVSDQFSVEFEVESLDSEDYSLSDEGHELSDEDDEVYRVTVYQTGESDTDSFEGDPEISLADYWKCTSCNEMNPPLPSHCKRCWTLRENWLPEDKGKDKVGISEKAKLENSTQAEEGLDVPDGKKLTESDAKEPCAEEESEEKAEQTSLSQESDDYSQPSTSSSIVYSSQESIKELREETQDREESVESSFSLNAIEPCVICQGRPKNGCIVHGKTGHLMSCFTCAKKLKKRNKPCPVCRQPIQMIVLTYFN from the exons ATGAAAGAG attatattttatattggcCAGTATATTATGACTAAGAGATTATATGACGAAAAGCAGCAGCACATTGTGTATTGTTCAAATGATCTTCTAGGAGATGTGTTTGGAGTCCCAAGTTTCTCTGTGAAGGAGCACAG gAAAATATATGCAATGATCTACAGAAATTTAGTGATTGTAAGTCAGCAAA ACCCTGGCACATTGATGAGTGAAAGCAGATGTCAGCCTGAAGGTGGGAGTGACCTGAAG GACCCTGTGCAAGCGCCGCAAGAAGAGGAACCTTCATCTTCTGATTTAGTTTCTAGACCGTCTACCTCATCTAGAAGGAGATGCATTAGTGAGACAG aAGAGAACACAGATGAACTACCTGGTGAACGGCAAAGGAAGCGCCACAGATCCCTGTCCTTTGATGAGAGCCTGGGACTGTGTGAGCTGAGGGAGCTGTGCTGTGAAGGAAgtggcagcagcggcagcagtggcggcggcagcagcagtagcagcgaGTCTACAGAGACGCCCTCGCATCAG GATCTTGAGGATGGTGTAAGTGAGCGTTCTGGTGATTGCCTGGATCAGGATTCAGTTTCTGATCAGTTTAGTGTGGAATTTGAAGTTGAGTCTCTTGACTCGGAAGATTACAGCCTGAGTGACGAAGGGCATGAGCTCTCAGATGAGGATGACGAG GTCTATCGGGTCACAGTCTATCAGACAGGGGAGAGCGATACAGACTCTTTTGAGGGAGATCCTGAGATTTCCTTAGCT GACTATTGGAAATGTACCTCATGCAATGAAATGAATCCTCCCCTTCCATCACACTGCAAAAGATGCTGGACCCTTCGTGAGAACTGGCTTCCAGAAGATAAGGGGAAAGATAAAGTGGGAATCTCTGAAAAAGCCAAACTGGAAAACTCCACTCAGGCAGAAGAAGGCTTGGATGTGCCTGATGGCAAAAAGCTGACAGAGAGCGACGCCAAGGAGCCATGtgctgaggaggagagtgaggagaaggCCGAGCAGACGTCCCTGTCCCAGGAGAGTGACGACTATTCTCAACCGTCGACTTCCAGCAGCATTGTGTATAGCAGCCAAGAAAGCATCAAAGAGTTGAGGGAGGAAACgcaggacagagaggagagtgTGGAATCTAGCTTCTCCCTGAATGCCATCGAACCATGTGTGATCTGCCAGGGGAGGCCTAAAAATGGCTGCATTGTTCACGGCAAGACTGGACACCTCATGTCATGTTTCACGTGTgcaaagaagctaaagaaaagaaacaagcctTGCCCAGTGTGCAGACAGCCAATCCAAATGATTGTGCTAACTTACTTCAACTAG
- the Mdm2 gene encoding E3 ubiquitin-protein ligase Mdm2 isoform X1, with the protein MCNTNMSVSTEGAASTSQIPASEQETLVRPKPLLLKLLKSVGAQKDTYTMKEIIFYIGQYIMTKRLYDEKQQHIVYCSNDLLGDVFGVPSFSVKEHRKIYAMIYRNLVIVSQQNPGTLMSESRCQPEGGSDLKDPVQAPQEEEPSSSDLVSRPSTSSRRRCISETEENTDELPGERQRKRHRSLSFDESLGLCELRELCCEGSGSSGSSGGGSSSSSESTETPSHQDLEDGVSERSGDCLDQDSVSDQFSVEFEVESLDSEDYSLSDEGHELSDEDDEVYRVTVYQTGESDTDSFEGDPEISLADYWKCTSCNEMNPPLPSHCKRCWTLRENWLPEDKGKDKVGISEKAKLENSTQAEEGLDVPDGKKLTESDAKEPCAEEESEEKAEQTSLSQESDDYSQPSTSSSIVYSSQESIKELREETQDREESVESSFSLNAIEPCVICQGRPKNGCIVHGKTGHLMSCFTCAKKLKKRNKPCPVCRQPIQMIVLTYFN; encoded by the exons ATGTGCAATACCAACATGTCTGTGTCTACCGAGGGTGCTGCAAGCACCTCACAGATTCCAGCTTCGGAACAAGAGACTCTG gttAGACCAAAACCATTGCTTTTGAAATTGTTAAAGTCTGTTGGAGCCCAAAAAGATACTTACACTATGAAAGAG attatattttatattggcCAGTATATTATGACTAAGAGATTATATGACGAAAAGCAGCAGCACATTGTGTATTGTTCAAATGATCTTCTAGGAGATGTGTTTGGAGTCCCAAGTTTCTCTGTGAAGGAGCACAG gAAAATATATGCAATGATCTACAGAAATTTAGTGATTGTAAGTCAGCAAA ACCCTGGCACATTGATGAGTGAAAGCAGATGTCAGCCTGAAGGTGGGAGTGACCTGAAG GACCCTGTGCAAGCGCCGCAAGAAGAGGAACCTTCATCTTCTGATTTAGTTTCTAGACCGTCTACCTCATCTAGAAGGAGATGCATTAGTGAGACAG aAGAGAACACAGATGAACTACCTGGTGAACGGCAAAGGAAGCGCCACAGATCCCTGTCCTTTGATGAGAGCCTGGGACTGTGTGAGCTGAGGGAGCTGTGCTGTGAAGGAAgtggcagcagcggcagcagtggcggcggcagcagcagtagcagcgaGTCTACAGAGACGCCCTCGCATCAG GATCTTGAGGATGGTGTAAGTGAGCGTTCTGGTGATTGCCTGGATCAGGATTCAGTTTCTGATCAGTTTAGTGTGGAATTTGAAGTTGAGTCTCTTGACTCGGAAGATTACAGCCTGAGTGACGAAGGGCATGAGCTCTCAGATGAGGATGACGAG GTCTATCGGGTCACAGTCTATCAGACAGGGGAGAGCGATACAGACTCTTTTGAGGGAGATCCTGAGATTTCCTTAGCT GACTATTGGAAATGTACCTCATGCAATGAAATGAATCCTCCCCTTCCATCACACTGCAAAAGATGCTGGACCCTTCGTGAGAACTGGCTTCCAGAAGATAAGGGGAAAGATAAAGTGGGAATCTCTGAAAAAGCCAAACTGGAAAACTCCACTCAGGCAGAAGAAGGCTTGGATGTGCCTGATGGCAAAAAGCTGACAGAGAGCGACGCCAAGGAGCCATGtgctgaggaggagagtgaggagaaggCCGAGCAGACGTCCCTGTCCCAGGAGAGTGACGACTATTCTCAACCGTCGACTTCCAGCAGCATTGTGTATAGCAGCCAAGAAAGCATCAAAGAGTTGAGGGAGGAAACgcaggacagagaggagagtgTGGAATCTAGCTTCTCCCTGAATGCCATCGAACCATGTGTGATCTGCCAGGGGAGGCCTAAAAATGGCTGCATTGTTCACGGCAAGACTGGACACCTCATGTCATGTTTCACGTGTgcaaagaagctaaagaaaagaaacaagcctTGCCCAGTGTGCAGACAGCCAATCCAAATGATTGTGCTAACTTACTTCAACTAG